A single window of Nocardia sp. NBC_01327 DNA harbors:
- a CDS encoding DUF6510 family protein, translated as MTNDVTGTSEAFYLDGNALAGVLSEIFAADLTACGCRCGTCGVVEPLARALVYFCCPGTVARCPHCTAVVLRITTTPSGRWLDLGDGAAICLPMPEA; from the coding sequence ATGACAAATGACGTGACCGGCACCTCCGAAGCGTTCTACCTGGACGGCAATGCCCTCGCCGGAGTTCTCTCGGAGATCTTCGCCGCCGATCTCACCGCCTGCGGATGCCGCTGCGGCACATGCGGAGTCGTCGAACCCCTCGCCCGTGCCCTCGTCTACTTCTGCTGCCCCGGCACGGTAGCCCGCTGCCCCCATTGCACTGCGGTGGTACTCCGCATCACCACCACCCCCTCCGGCCGCTGGCTCGACCTGGGCGACGGCGCCGCGATATGCCTCCCCATGCCCGAGGCCTAG
- a CDS encoding RDD family protein, translating into MARITGSWLSGPNADPGDDPAGDYQGKELGLPKSGAGALAPMTRRIGALLFDWFISIGLAAILVRPNADQLIAKMKLPAGEAPPPHFVVVMGSLSTPTLLVWFVLGVVAVTLFGFTPGQYFMKIRVSRVDTDGPVGFIRALARQAILVFVVPALFTDSDGRGMHDRATGTALTHTR; encoded by the coding sequence ATGGCACGCATCACCGGCTCTTGGCTGTCCGGACCGAACGCCGATCCCGGTGACGACCCTGCTGGCGACTACCAGGGCAAGGAACTGGGCCTGCCGAAATCCGGTGCGGGCGCGCTCGCGCCGATGACGCGCCGCATCGGCGCGCTGCTGTTCGACTGGTTCATCTCGATCGGTCTCGCGGCGATTCTGGTGCGGCCGAATGCCGATCAGCTCATCGCCAAGATGAAGCTGCCCGCGGGTGAGGCCCCGCCGCCGCATTTCGTGGTGGTGATGGGTTCGCTGTCCACGCCGACGCTGCTGGTGTGGTTCGTGCTCGGCGTGGTCGCGGTGACGCTGTTCGGGTTCACGCCCGGTCAGTACTTCATGAAGATCCGGGTGAGTCGGGTCGATACGGATGGGCCGGTCGGTTTCATCCGCGCGCTGGCCCGCCAGGCCATTCTGGTCTTCGTCGTCCCCGCGCTCTTCACCGATTCCGACGGCCGCGGCATGCACGACCGGGCCACCGGGACCGCCCTGACCCACACTCGCTGA
- a CDS encoding FAD-binding oxidoreductase, whose protein sequence is MRWQPAELLAARFETPSARTLTLRVPGWPGHLPGQHVDVRLTAPDGYQAERSYSLAAPADGDTVQLTVQRVPDGEVSGYLVDALPVGALIEIRGPVGGWFVWNPDSGGAAVLVAGGSGIVPLAAMLRARRNTMAAKPFRLIYTLRAPEDLYYRDELLAPPGEFAGASDEPAGPRDDLTETRDGVPGPGGRRIGLRDGSTGSRGDLSVRPGDLIVPGGSEGDVGVFLAYSRSAPVAFPRPAARLTAAEIAVHALPPAPDVTCYVCGPTPFVEFAATALVSAGHDPAMIRTERFGPTGK, encoded by the coding sequence ATGCGCTGGCAGCCCGCGGAACTCCTGGCCGCTCGATTCGAGACACCCTCGGCGCGCACCCTGACCCTGCGGGTGCCCGGCTGGCCCGGCCACCTGCCCGGCCAGCATGTGGACGTCCGCCTCACCGCGCCCGACGGGTACCAGGCCGAACGCAGCTACTCACTCGCCGCTCCCGCCGACGGAGACACCGTCCAACTCACTGTCCAGCGCGTCCCCGACGGTGAAGTCTCCGGCTATCTGGTCGACGCACTGCCGGTCGGCGCGCTCATCGAGATCCGCGGCCCGGTCGGCGGCTGGTTCGTCTGGAATCCCGACAGCGGGGGAGCGGCCGTCCTGGTGGCAGGCGGCTCCGGCATAGTGCCCCTCGCCGCCATGCTCCGCGCCCGCCGAAACACCATGGCCGCCAAACCCTTCCGTCTCATCTACACCCTTCGTGCCCCAGAAGACCTCTACTACCGCGACGAACTCCTCGCCCCACCCGGCGAATTCGCTGGCGCATCCGACGAGCCCGCCGGGCCCCGCGACGACCTCACCGAGACTCGCGACGGAGTGCCCGGACCTGGCGGCAGACGGATCGGACTTCGTGACGGAAGTACCGGATCCCGTGGTGACCTGTCCGTTCGCCCGGGTGACCTCATTGTGCCCGGCGGATCCGAGGGCGACGTCGGCGTATTCCTCGCCTACAGCCGGAGTGCGCCCGTAGCTTTTCCCCGCCCGGCAGCTCGGCTCACCGCCGCGGAAATCGCGGTCCATGCCTTGCCGCCCGCACCCGACGTCACCTGCTATGTCTGCGGTCCGACTCCTTTTGTCGAATTCGCCGCCACCGCACTGGTATCCGCCGGTCACGACCCGGCCATGATCAGGACCGAACGCTTCGGACCGACAGGGAAGTAG
- the glnA gene encoding type I glutamate--ammonia ligase: protein MAFSTADEVIKYIKEEEVEYVDIRFTDLPGVQQHFSIPAKAFTADLAEEGLAFDGSSVRGFQSIDESDMLLLPDFSTAQLDPFRAAKTLNLNHFVHDPFTREAYSRDPRNVARKAEQYLASTGIADTCFFGAEAEFYIFDSIRYDSKMNGSFYEIDSISGSWNTGKERNADGSPNLGYKVRNKGGYFPVAPYDHYVDLRDKISTNLQNAGFILERGHHEVGTAGQAEINYKFNTLLGAADDLQLFKYIVKNTAWQEGKSVTFMPKPLFGDNGSGMHAHQSLWKDGKPLFHDEAGYAGLSDLARHYIGGILHHAPSLLAFTNPTVNSYHRLVPGYEAPINLVYSQRNRSAAIRIPITGANPKAKRIEFRAPDSSGNPYLAFAAMMMAGLDGIKKKIEPQAPVDKDLYELPPEEAKNIPQAPTSLASVIDRLEDDHDYLTEGGVFTTDLIETWIDIKRTQEIAPVNLRPHPYEFELYYDV, encoded by the coding sequence GTGGCGTTCAGCACGGCCGACGAGGTCATCAAGTACATCAAGGAGGAGGAGGTCGAATACGTCGATATTCGTTTCACCGACCTCCCCGGTGTGCAGCAGCACTTCTCGATCCCGGCGAAGGCTTTCACGGCCGACCTGGCTGAAGAAGGCCTCGCGTTCGACGGCTCGTCCGTCCGCGGCTTCCAGTCGATCGACGAGTCGGACATGCTGCTGCTGCCCGATTTCAGCACCGCTCAGCTGGACCCGTTCCGCGCCGCGAAGACGCTGAACCTGAACCACTTCGTGCACGACCCGTTCACCCGCGAGGCGTACTCCCGCGACCCCCGCAACGTTGCCCGCAAGGCCGAGCAGTACCTGGCCTCCACCGGCATCGCGGACACCTGCTTCTTCGGTGCCGAGGCGGAGTTCTACATCTTCGACTCGATCCGCTACGACTCGAAGATGAACGGGTCCTTCTACGAGATCGATTCGATCTCCGGTTCCTGGAACACCGGCAAGGAGCGCAACGCCGACGGGTCCCCGAACCTCGGTTACAAGGTGCGCAACAAGGGTGGTTACTTCCCGGTTGCCCCGTACGACCACTACGTCGACCTGCGCGACAAGATCTCGACGAACCTGCAGAACGCGGGCTTCATCCTCGAGCGCGGCCACCACGAGGTCGGCACCGCCGGTCAGGCCGAGATCAACTACAAGTTCAACACGCTGCTGGGCGCTGCCGATGATCTGCAGCTGTTCAAGTACATCGTGAAGAACACCGCGTGGCAGGAAGGCAAGTCTGTCACCTTCATGCCGAAGCCCCTCTTCGGTGACAACGGCTCGGGCATGCACGCCCACCAGTCGCTGTGGAAGGACGGCAAGCCGCTGTTCCACGACGAGGCCGGTTACGCGGGCCTGTCGGATCTGGCGCGTCACTACATCGGCGGCATCCTGCACCACGCCCCGTCGCTGCTGGCGTTCACCAACCCGACCGTCAACTCCTACCACCGTCTGGTGCCGGGCTACGAGGCCCCCATCAACCTGGTGTACTCGCAGCGCAACCGCTCGGCCGCGATCCGCATCCCGATCACCGGTGCGAACCCGAAGGCCAAGCGCATCGAGTTCCGCGCGCCCGACTCCTCGGGTAACCCGTACCTGGCCTTCGCCGCCATGATGATGGCCGGCCTGGACGGCATCAAGAAGAAGATCGAGCCCCAGGCTCCGGTCGACAAGGACCTCTACGAGCTGCCGCCCGAGGAGGCCAAGAACATCCCGCAGGCCCCCACCTCGCTGGCGTCGGTCATCGACCGCCTCGAGGACGACCACGACTACCTCACCGAGGGTGGCGTGTTCACCACCGACCTGATCGAGACCTGGATCGACATCAAGCGCACCCAGGAAATCGCCCCGGTCAACCTGCGCCCGCACCCGTACGAGTTCGAGCTCTACTACGACGTCTAA
- a CDS encoding alpha/beta hydrolase, which produces MDEGYRAAARKFSRRSVLASTGLLGLVAAGAAVSAGVNAAPDADGDQRAMYGGPIERTVLGVEPVVRTDRVYSTARGREVDVVTILPPGVPTDGLPMSLLLHGLHGNARNAAVGRLGDVLTAAVSTRLVQPFGFMAIDGGDNYWHQHFSGDDPMTMLLDEAPRWLAARGLAGANGEPFACTGTSMGGFGALLYSRRRAERGRPAKAIATMSPGLITSWNEMSKRNAFATAAEWAALDPLQNIAKLGPAPTGVWVGDRDRFIDGCRQFMSRARLEVALVTPGAHTDEYWSTVTPDVVRFLGRHVG; this is translated from the coding sequence ATGGATGAGGGCTACCGGGCTGCCGCGCGGAAATTCAGCCGGCGGTCGGTACTGGCATCCACGGGTCTGCTGGGTCTGGTCGCGGCCGGAGCGGCGGTGAGCGCGGGCGTGAACGCGGCTCCCGACGCCGACGGTGACCAGCGCGCGATGTACGGCGGCCCGATCGAGCGGACCGTACTCGGCGTCGAACCGGTGGTCAGAACCGATCGGGTGTACTCAACCGCGCGCGGGCGTGAGGTGGATGTGGTCACCATCCTGCCGCCGGGTGTGCCCACCGACGGTCTGCCGATGTCGCTGCTGCTGCACGGTTTGCACGGCAATGCCCGCAATGCTGCGGTCGGCAGGCTCGGTGACGTGCTCACCGCGGCCGTCTCGACGCGGCTGGTGCAGCCCTTCGGATTCATGGCCATCGACGGCGGCGACAACTATTGGCATCAGCACTTTTCCGGTGACGACCCGATGACCATGCTGCTCGACGAAGCCCCGCGCTGGCTGGCCGCGCGCGGACTCGCGGGTGCGAACGGTGAGCCGTTCGCCTGCACCGGCACCTCCATGGGCGGCTTCGGCGCGCTGCTGTACTCGCGCCGCCGGGCCGAACGCGGGCGTCCGGCGAAGGCGATTGCCACCATGTCGCCGGGCCTCATCACCTCCTGGAACGAGATGAGCAAACGCAATGCGTTCGCCACCGCGGCCGAATGGGCCGCCCTCGATCCGCTGCAGAATATTGCGAAGCTGGGTCCGGCCCCGACCGGTGTGTGGGTCGGGGATCGAGACCGATTCATCGACGGCTGCCGGCAGTTCATGAGCCGGGCTCGCCTCGAGGTCGCGCTGGTGACCCCGGGCGCGCACACCGATGAGTACTGGTCCACGGTCACTCCCGATGTGGTCCGATTCCTCGGCCGTCACGTCGGCTGA
- a CDS encoding sulfite oxidase-like oxidoreductase — protein sequence MSIFSPGFQGRPRPQSDRTPPGQYLTEDFPVLSAGPTPRVDLTRWQFSITNETGRQYSWSWPQFMSLAQERPHVDIHCVTRWSKLDTNWQGVSLDDLLETVETQAEFALVSSYGGYTTNLPLEDLTGGKAWIVHTFGGQDLDPEHGGPARLLVPHLYFWKSAKWVKEIRLLDYDEPGFWESAGYHSYGDPWREQRYQGD from the coding sequence ATGAGTATCTTCTCGCCAGGCTTCCAAGGCCGTCCCCGGCCGCAGAGCGATCGAACCCCGCCGGGGCAGTATCTGACCGAGGATTTCCCGGTGCTGTCTGCCGGACCCACCCCGCGCGTCGACCTGACCCGCTGGCAATTCAGCATCACCAATGAGACCGGCCGCCAATACAGTTGGAGCTGGCCGCAATTCATGTCACTGGCGCAGGAACGCCCGCACGTCGACATTCATTGCGTGACAAGGTGGTCCAAACTCGACACCAACTGGCAGGGTGTCTCGCTGGACGACCTGCTCGAAACCGTCGAAACCCAAGCGGAATTCGCGCTGGTGAGCAGCTACGGCGGCTACACCACCAACCTCCCGCTGGAAGATCTCACCGGCGGTAAGGCGTGGATCGTGCACACCTTCGGCGGTCAGGACCTGGATCCGGAGCACGGCGGCCCCGCGCGATTGCTCGTCCCGCACCTGTACTTCTGGAAATCAGCGAAGTGGGTCAAGGAAATTCGGCTCCTGGACTACGACGAGCCCGGATTCTGGGAGAGCGCCGGCTACCACAGCTACGGTGACCCGTGGCGTGAGCAGCGGTACCAGGGCGACTGA
- a CDS encoding DUF4191 domain-containing protein — translation MAAGKGGNTPSKEAKAAAKAARKQASKERRQQLWQAFQMQRKEDKLLLPLMIGALVGVTVVFLVIGFIFGLQWFLLPIGLLLGALAAFILFGRRVQKSVYAKAEGQAGAAAWVLDNLQGKWRVTPGVAATTQMDAVHRVVGLPGVVLVAEGSPQRVKSLLAQEKKKVSRLVGDTPIYDIVVGNEGDQVPIKDLQRYLTKLPRNIDAKRMDLIEGRLSALATRGGPALPKGPLPAGAKMRGVQRSMRRR, via the coding sequence ATGGCAGCAGGTAAGGGCGGCAACACCCCGTCGAAGGAAGCGAAGGCCGCGGCGAAGGCGGCGCGCAAGCAGGCGTCGAAGGAGCGCCGCCAGCAACTCTGGCAGGCATTCCAGATGCAGCGCAAGGAAGACAAGCTGCTGCTGCCGCTGATGATCGGCGCGCTGGTCGGCGTGACAGTGGTGTTCCTGGTGATCGGCTTCATATTCGGCCTGCAGTGGTTCCTGCTGCCGATCGGTCTGCTGCTGGGTGCGCTGGCCGCATTCATCCTCTTCGGACGGCGCGTGCAGAAGAGCGTGTACGCCAAGGCCGAGGGGCAGGCGGGCGCCGCGGCATGGGTGCTCGACAATCTGCAGGGCAAGTGGCGTGTCACCCCGGGTGTCGCCGCCACCACCCAGATGGATGCCGTACACCGCGTGGTCGGACTGCCGGGCGTGGTGCTGGTCGCCGAGGGTTCCCCGCAGCGTGTGAAGTCGCTGCTGGCGCAGGAGAAGAAGAAGGTCTCCCGCCTGGTCGGCGACACCCCGATCTACGACATCGTCGTCGGCAACGAGGGCGATCAGGTGCCGATCAAGGATCTGCAGCGCTACCTCACCAAGCTGCCGCGCAATATCGACGCCAAGCGCATGGACCTCATCGAGGGCCGCCTCTCCGCGCTCGCCACCCGCGGCGGCCCGGCGCTCCCCAAGGGCCCGCTGCCCGCCGGCGCGAAAATGCGCGGCGTCCAGCGCAGCATGCGCCGCCGCTGA